A portion of the Streptomyces sp. YPW6 genome contains these proteins:
- a CDS encoding PadR family transcriptional regulator, with protein sequence MPPVFAHGRLRLYLLKLLDEAPRHGYEIIRLLEERFQGLYAPSAGTVYPRLAKLEAEGLVTHATEGGRKVYSITDGGREELAGRSGELADLELEIRDSLSELAAEIRDDVRGAAGRLRSDVRAAASESRQGAGAESGPAKEKSGSASPFGDFGDFGGLGDLGDSEAWRTAKEELRRSKREWKEQARRAKDESRRAREDAQQARRQAKEAQDKAREQIQNAARQVQEHFARGDWPTGVREGLAEITGQLGGFARSGAWPPFGRPGAETAPPVQDPAPGADWGRDVPTTGDPARDLDRLLDRFRDGIRDTARDRGVTETGLADARRHLGEAAARIEKLLTAEDGRSDGTA encoded by the coding sequence ATGCCCCCCGTATTCGCCCACGGCCGACTGCGCCTGTATCTCCTCAAGCTCCTCGACGAGGCCCCGCGCCACGGCTACGAGATCATCCGGCTGCTGGAGGAGCGCTTCCAGGGCCTGTACGCCCCGTCCGCCGGCACGGTCTACCCGCGGCTGGCCAAGCTGGAGGCGGAGGGGCTGGTCACCCACGCCACGGAGGGCGGCCGCAAGGTCTACTCGATCACCGACGGCGGACGCGAGGAGCTGGCGGGCCGCAGCGGCGAGCTGGCCGACCTGGAGCTGGAGATCCGCGACTCGCTCTCCGAACTGGCCGCCGAGATACGCGACGACGTACGGGGCGCGGCGGGCCGGCTCCGCAGCGATGTGCGGGCGGCGGCGTCGGAGTCCCGGCAGGGCGCCGGTGCGGAGTCCGGACCGGCGAAGGAGAAGAGCGGCTCCGCCTCCCCCTTCGGGGACTTCGGGGACTTCGGCGGTCTGGGCGACCTCGGCGACAGCGAGGCGTGGCGGACGGCGAAGGAGGAGCTGCGCCGGTCGAAGCGGGAGTGGAAGGAGCAGGCCCGCCGGGCGAAGGACGAGTCCCGGCGCGCCCGCGAGGACGCCCAGCAGGCCCGCCGCCAGGCCAAGGAGGCCCAGGACAAAGCACGGGAGCAGATCCAGAACGCCGCCCGCCAGGTGCAGGAGCACTTCGCCCGGGGCGACTGGCCCACCGGCGTACGGGAAGGCCTCGCGGAGATCACCGGCCAGCTCGGCGGCTTCGCCCGGTCCGGCGCCTGGCCTCCGTTCGGCAGGCCCGGGGCGGAAACCGCCCCGCCCGTCCAGGACCCGGCTCCCGGGGCGGACTGGGGGCGGGACGTGCCGACGACCGGCGACCCGGCGCGCGACCTGGACCGGCTGCTGGACCGGTTCCGCGACGGCATCCGGGACACGGCCCGCGACCGCGGGGTGACGGAGACCGGGCTCGCGGACGCCCGCCGCCATCTGGGCGAGGCAGCGGCGCGGATCGAGAAGCTGCTGACGGCGGAGGACGGCAGGAGCGACGGGACGGCCTGA
- a CDS encoding ABATE domain-containing protein, with the protein MELASYSDYAVRLVNTEEPARNTDTLTSVEAVRELFGVSRQAARRATEADVTRFRSVRARLRAVFEAADAGDETLAVDLLNSLLLEFPVSPQISGHDVRDEDSRPDWHLHLADHPSNATAGYAAIAAMGLAFHLTGHGVDRLGLCEAAPCRNAYLDTSTNRSRRYCSDRCATRANVAAYRARKREEAERTGRSAETAQPSTAVTDR; encoded by the coding sequence GTGGAACTGGCCTCTTACTCGGACTACGCCGTGCGCCTGGTCAACACCGAGGAGCCGGCCCGCAACACGGACACGCTCACTTCCGTCGAGGCGGTCCGGGAGCTGTTCGGCGTCAGCCGGCAGGCGGCGCGACGGGCGACGGAGGCGGACGTGACCCGGTTCCGGTCCGTACGGGCCCGGCTGCGCGCGGTGTTCGAAGCGGCCGACGCCGGCGACGAGACGCTCGCGGTCGACCTGCTGAACTCGCTGCTGCTGGAGTTCCCGGTGAGCCCGCAGATCTCGGGGCACGACGTCCGGGACGAGGACAGCAGACCCGACTGGCACCTGCACCTGGCCGACCACCCGTCGAACGCGACCGCGGGCTACGCGGCCATCGCGGCGATGGGCCTGGCCTTCCACCTCACGGGGCACGGCGTGGACCGCCTCGGCCTGTGCGAAGCGGCCCCCTGCCGCAACGCGTACCTGGACACCTCGACCAACCGGTCCCGGCGCTACTGCTCGGACCGGTGCGCGACACGCGCGAACGTGGCCGCCTACCGGGCCCGCAAGCGCGAGGAGGCCGAACGCACCGGCCGCAGCGCGGAGACCGCCCAGCCCAGCACCGCCGTCACCGACCGCTGA
- a CDS encoding cellulase family glycosylhydrolase, whose product MALVVASVLAAGALAPAASARPAPGSPSSSPPPSLYERAIPPLTDDRGRTLTLRGWNVEDKANRGEDALSAITERHFRDLRANGFNFARLLVFWDDLEPRRGQYSARYLRKIERILDWAHQHRVHVLIDAHQDVFGPAFGHRGIPEWATRTDGLPFTPNPDDWFSEYFQPAVQRAFTHLYEDPDLRRAQAAMWQVLAERFRDHPAVIGYDLINEPMGELRPGEDLPTAARRIEAEHLTPMYNRLARAVRAEDRDTWLFVEPTPIVGEGVPTGLGRIKDSRTVYAPHFYNTAMEAGADYDPDAGWIEAYEAAVTAYPARHRMPVVVGEWGPLNNSLPNMGRFYREAVASLNRYSSGWAGYVWCYGGGYCAVDEHGRFRTNKEQTATPYAPAVAGTVRSDTYDAGMRTYRLAYRAADRPGVTELSLPPTPRGWRVTVTGRARVLGAPSRGGWPVVLAWPGSDVVVTAREAGPYGRTDHS is encoded by the coding sequence ATGGCACTTGTCGTCGCGTCCGTGCTCGCGGCGGGGGCCCTCGCCCCCGCCGCCTCGGCGCGCCCCGCACCGGGCTCCCCGTCTTCGTCCCCGCCCCCGTCCTTGTACGAACGCGCCATCCCGCCCCTCACCGACGACCGCGGGCGCACCCTCACCCTGCGCGGCTGGAACGTCGAGGACAAGGCGAACCGCGGCGAGGACGCGCTCAGCGCCATCACCGAGCGGCACTTCCGCGACCTGCGGGCGAACGGCTTCAACTTCGCCCGGCTGCTGGTCTTCTGGGACGACCTGGAGCCCCGGCGCGGCCAGTACAGCGCGCGCTACCTCCGAAAGATCGAGCGCATCCTCGACTGGGCCCACCAGCACCGCGTCCACGTCCTCATCGACGCCCACCAGGACGTCTTCGGGCCCGCGTTCGGCCACCGGGGTATCCCGGAATGGGCCACCAGGACCGACGGGCTGCCGTTCACCCCGAACCCCGACGACTGGTTCTCCGAGTATTTCCAGCCGGCCGTGCAGCGGGCCTTCACCCACCTCTACGAGGACCCCGACCTCCGGCGCGCCCAGGCAGCCATGTGGCAGGTCCTCGCGGAGCGCTTCCGCGACCACCCGGCCGTCATCGGCTACGACCTGATCAACGAACCCATGGGGGAACTGCGTCCGGGCGAGGACCTGCCGACCGCCGCCCGCCGGATCGAGGCCGAGCACCTCACGCCGATGTACAACCGGCTCGCCCGCGCCGTGCGCGCCGAGGACCGCGACACCTGGCTCTTCGTCGAGCCGACCCCCATCGTCGGCGAGGGCGTGCCCACCGGGCTCGGCCGGATCAAGGACAGCCGTACCGTCTACGCCCCGCACTTCTACAACACCGCCATGGAGGCGGGCGCCGACTACGACCCGGACGCGGGCTGGATCGAGGCGTACGAGGCCGCCGTCACCGCCTACCCGGCCCGCCACCGGATGCCCGTGGTCGTGGGGGAGTGGGGGCCGCTGAACAACTCCCTCCCCAACATGGGCCGCTTCTACCGGGAGGCCGTCGCCTCCCTGAACCGCTACAGCTCCGGCTGGGCGGGGTACGTCTGGTGCTACGGCGGCGGCTACTGCGCCGTCGACGAACACGGCCGCTTCCGTACGAACAAGGAGCAGACCGCCACCCCGTACGCCCCGGCCGTCGCGGGAACCGTCCGCTCCGACACGTACGACGCGGGTATGCGCACCTACCGCCTCGCCTACCGGGCCGCCGACCGGCCCGGGGTGACGGAGCTGTCCCTGCCGCCCACGCCCCGAGGCTGGCGTGTCACCGTCACCGGACGTGCCCGTGTCCTCGGCGCCCCGTCGCGCGGGGGGTGGCCGGTCGTCCTGGCGTGGCCCGGGAGTGACGTGGTGGTGACCGCGCGGGAAGCTGGCCCGTATGGACGAACTGACCACTCCTGA
- a CDS encoding DUF4097 family beta strand repeat-containing protein, producing the protein MPVSTWTIDEPRKLSFDDPVTALQVRVVDGTVNVVGTDEPGARLEVSAIDGPPLIVTQEDGRLTVAYEDLPWQDLLRWLDPQGRRRSAVVSLVVPAAASVEVGVIGAEAVLSGIRGRTEVRGITGDSTLVGLTGAVRGESVSGSLEAQSLTGRLRFQSVAGDLTVIDGAGASVRAETVSGDMVLDVDPSGKPADIQLTTVSGEIAIRLPHQADARVEANTASGAVSNAFEDLRVGGRWGTKKITGTLGAGTGTLRATTVSGAIALLRRPPAEDDAYAAEPTGKVL; encoded by the coding sequence ATGCCTGTGTCGACATGGACCATCGATGAGCCGCGGAAGCTCTCCTTCGACGATCCGGTGACGGCGCTCCAGGTGCGCGTCGTCGACGGCACGGTCAACGTGGTCGGGACCGACGAGCCCGGTGCCCGGCTGGAGGTCTCCGCGATCGACGGGCCACCGCTGATCGTGACCCAGGAGGACGGCCGGCTCACCGTGGCGTACGAGGATCTGCCCTGGCAGGACCTGCTGCGCTGGCTCGATCCCCAGGGCCGCCGCCGCAGCGCCGTCGTCTCGCTCGTCGTGCCCGCCGCGGCCTCGGTCGAGGTCGGCGTGATCGGCGCGGAGGCCGTCCTCTCCGGCATCAGAGGCCGCACCGAGGTCCGCGGCATCACGGGGGACTCCACACTCGTCGGGCTGACGGGCGCCGTGCGCGGGGAGTCGGTGTCGGGCAGCCTGGAGGCCCAGAGCCTCACGGGACGCCTGCGCTTCCAGTCCGTGGCCGGTGACCTGACCGTGATCGACGGGGCGGGGGCCTCGGTCCGGGCCGAGACGGTCAGCGGGGACATGGTGCTCGACGTCGACCCGTCCGGGAAGCCCGCGGACATCCAGCTGACCACGGTGTCCGGCGAGATCGCGATCCGGCTGCCGCACCAGGCGGACGCCCGGGTCGAGGCGAACACCGCGAGCGGAGCCGTCTCCAACGCCTTCGAGGACCTGCGGGTCGGCGGGCGGTGGGGCACGAAGAAGATCACCGGCACGCTGGGCGCCGGGACGGGGACCCTGCGGGCGACGACCGTGTCCGGTGCGATCGCCCTCCTGCGCAGGCCGCCCGCCGAGGACGACGCGTACGCCGCCGAGCCGACCGGAAAGGTTCTCTGA
- a CDS encoding ABC transporter substrate-binding protein encodes MTASTTRRTTARARIAAVGAIAVAGSLLLTACGDQTDSASQESGSGKETKSGAPLFSMLPEKYQKSGVIKVGTNAEYAPMESVEDGKIVGVDPDLAAALGKQLGVKFEFTSGSFDGLITALNSGRHDIAMSSITDNKQRQEGLDDSGKKLGEGVDFVDYFLAGTAVYTKKGNPQNIKSIEDLCGKTAAVQRGTTYEEALKKQSKACTDGGEKAVKIESFENDTEAQTRVKSGGAVAGVNDYPVAVDLARKADGGNAFEVVGEQVDAGPFGIAVKKTNTGLRDALKEAVDAIIADGSYQKVLDKWGAGTGAIDKAAINSGK; translated from the coding sequence ATGACCGCAAGCACCACGCGTCGTACGACCGCCAGGGCCCGGATCGCGGCGGTCGGCGCCATCGCGGTCGCCGGCTCCCTGCTGCTCACCGCCTGTGGCGACCAGACCGACAGCGCGTCCCAGGAGAGCGGCAGCGGCAAGGAGACCAAGAGCGGCGCTCCGCTCTTCTCCATGCTGCCGGAGAAGTACCAGAAGTCCGGTGTGATCAAGGTCGGCACGAATGCCGAGTACGCCCCGATGGAGTCCGTGGAGGACGGGAAGATCGTGGGTGTCGACCCCGATCTGGCCGCCGCGCTGGGCAAGCAGCTGGGCGTGAAGTTCGAGTTCACCTCGGGTTCCTTCGACGGCCTCATCACCGCCCTGAACTCCGGCCGCCACGACATCGCGATGTCGTCGATCACGGACAACAAGCAGCGCCAGGAGGGCCTGGACGACTCCGGCAAGAAGCTGGGCGAGGGCGTCGACTTCGTCGACTACTTCCTCGCCGGCACGGCCGTGTACACGAAGAAGGGCAACCCGCAGAACATCAAGTCCATCGAGGACCTGTGCGGGAAGACCGCGGCGGTGCAGCGCGGCACGACGTACGAGGAAGCCCTCAAGAAGCAGTCGAAGGCCTGCACCGACGGCGGCGAGAAGGCCGTCAAGATCGAGTCGTTCGAGAACGACACCGAGGCCCAGACCCGGGTGAAGTCCGGCGGTGCGGTCGCGGGCGTCAACGACTACCCGGTCGCGGTCGACCTGGCCCGCAAGGCCGACGGCGGCAACGCGTTCGAGGTCGTGGGCGAGCAGGTCGACGCGGGGCCGTTCGGCATCGCCGTCAAGAAGACCAACACCGGTCTGCGCGACGCCCTGAAGGAGGCCGTCGACGCGATCATCGCCGACGGTTCGTACCAGAAGGTGCTCGACAAGTGGGGCGCCGGCACGGGAGCGATCGACAAGGCCGCCATCAACAGCGGCAAGTGA
- a CDS encoding amino acid ABC transporter ATP-binding protein, whose product MTTPMVKAEGVHKSFGAAHILKGIDLEVAPREVFCLIGPSGSGKSTFLRCINHLEKINAGRLSVDGELVGYRQKGDKLYELKDSEVALQRRDIGMVFQRFNLFPHMTALENVMEAPIQVKSEAKAVARARAEKLLDRVGLGDKAKNYPSQLSGGQQQRVAIARALAMEPKLMLFDEPTSALDPELVGDVLDVMRGLAEDGMTMIVVTHEMGFAREVGDALVFMDDGVVVESGHPREVLTNPQHDRTKSFLSKVL is encoded by the coding sequence ATGACCACTCCCATGGTGAAGGCCGAGGGCGTCCACAAGTCCTTCGGCGCAGCCCACATCCTCAAGGGCATCGACCTGGAGGTCGCCCCGCGTGAGGTGTTCTGCCTGATCGGCCCGTCCGGCTCCGGCAAGTCGACCTTCCTTCGGTGCATCAACCACCTGGAGAAGATCAACGCCGGCCGGCTCTCGGTCGACGGCGAGCTGGTCGGCTACCGGCAGAAGGGCGACAAGCTCTACGAGCTGAAGGACAGCGAGGTCGCCCTCCAGCGCCGGGACATCGGCATGGTCTTCCAGCGCTTCAACCTGTTCCCGCACATGACGGCGCTGGAGAACGTCATGGAGGCGCCGATCCAGGTCAAGAGCGAGGCCAAGGCCGTGGCCCGGGCCCGTGCCGAGAAGCTGCTGGACCGGGTGGGCCTCGGCGACAAGGCGAAGAACTACCCCTCGCAGCTCTCCGGCGGCCAGCAGCAGCGGGTGGCCATCGCCCGCGCGCTGGCGATGGAGCCGAAGCTGATGCTCTTCGACGAGCCGACGTCCGCGCTCGACCCGGAGCTGGTCGGCGACGTCCTGGACGTCATGCGGGGCCTCGCCGAGGACGGCATGACGATGATCGTCGTCACCCACGAGATGGGCTTCGCCCGCGAGGTGGGCGACGCGCTGGTCTTCATGGACGACGGTGTCGTGGTCGAGTCGGGCCATCCGCGCGAGGTGCTGACCAACCCGCAGCACGACCGGACGAAGTCGTTCCTGTCGAAGGTGCTGTAG
- a CDS encoding trans-aconitate 2-methyltransferase, with translation MTETATGTDWQSWQQSWDRQQEWYMPDREERFRVMLDMVEAVVGPEPRVLDLACGTGSITDRLLKRFPNATSTGVDLDPALLTIARGTFDDDDRVTFVTADLKDPDWTTRLPHTSYDAVLTATALHWLHSEPLAVLYGQLGGLVRDGGVFMNADRTIDPATPRINAAERAHRHAAMDRAKAAGALDWAEWWAVAAKDPVLAGPTAERFAIYGEHADGDMPSADWHARTLLAAGFGEARAVWASPSDSLVLAVK, from the coding sequence GTGACGGAGACGGCTACGGGCACCGACTGGCAGTCCTGGCAGCAGAGCTGGGACCGGCAGCAGGAGTGGTACATGCCCGACCGCGAGGAGCGGTTCCGGGTGATGCTGGACATGGTCGAGGCGGTCGTCGGGCCGGAACCGAGGGTCCTCGACCTCGCGTGCGGTACGGGAAGTATTACGGACCGGCTCCTCAAGCGGTTCCCGAACGCCACGAGTACCGGCGTCGACCTCGACCCCGCGCTCCTGACCATCGCCCGCGGCACCTTCGACGACGACGACCGGGTCACCTTCGTCACCGCCGACCTCAAGGACCCGGACTGGACCACCCGGCTGCCCCACACCTCGTACGACGCGGTCCTCACCGCCACCGCCCTGCACTGGCTGCACAGCGAACCCCTGGCCGTCCTGTACGGGCAGCTGGGCGGGCTCGTCCGGGACGGCGGGGTCTTCATGAACGCCGACCGCACCATCGACCCGGCCACCCCGCGGATCAACGCCGCCGAGCGCGCCCACCGGCACGCCGCCATGGACCGGGCGAAGGCCGCCGGGGCGCTCGACTGGGCCGAGTGGTGGGCCGTCGCGGCCAAGGATCCGGTCCTCGCCGGGCCCACCGCCGAGCGGTTCGCGATCTACGGCGAGCACGCAGACGGCGACATGCCCTCCGCCGACTGGCACGCCCGTACGCTGCTGGCCGCCGGCTTCGGTGAGGCCCGCGCGGTCTGGGCGTCGCCCTCGGACAGCCTCGTCCTCGCGGTCAAGTAG
- a CDS encoding NADP-dependent malic enzyme, with translation MAAEIVNPRSDSTIDNATDRGIERTSAADTGADEPFDPAFALHRGGKMAVQATVPIRDKDDLSLAYTPGVAKVCSAIADQPELVHDYTWKSQVVAVVTDGTAVLGLGDIGPEASLPVMEGKAILFKQFGGVDAVPIALATTDADEIVDTVVRLAPSFGGVNLEDISAPRCFEIERKLQERLDIPIFHDDQHGTAVVTLAALRNAAKLSGRTLGDLRGVISGAGAAGVAIAKFLLEAGIGDIAVADRKGIVSRDRDDLTEVKRELAELTNRAGLSGSLEQALAGADVFIGVSGGTVPEAAVASMAPGAYVFAMANPNPEVHPEIAHKYAAVVATGRSDFPNQINNVLAFPGIFAGALQVRASRITEGMKIAAANALADVVGDELAADYVIPSPFDERVAPAVTAAVAAAARAEGVARR, from the coding sequence ATGGCAGCGGAGATCGTCAATCCTCGCAGCGACAGCACCATCGACAACGCCACCGACCGTGGCATCGAGCGCACGAGCGCGGCGGACACCGGGGCCGACGAGCCCTTCGATCCGGCCTTCGCCCTCCACCGGGGCGGGAAGATGGCCGTGCAGGCCACCGTCCCGATCCGGGACAAGGACGACCTTTCCCTGGCGTACACGCCGGGTGTGGCCAAAGTGTGCAGCGCCATCGCGGACCAGCCCGAGCTCGTCCACGACTACACCTGGAAGTCCCAGGTCGTGGCCGTCGTGACGGACGGCACCGCCGTGCTCGGCCTCGGCGACATCGGGCCCGAGGCGTCCCTCCCCGTGATGGAGGGCAAGGCCATCCTCTTCAAGCAGTTCGGCGGCGTCGACGCGGTGCCGATCGCGCTCGCGACCACCGACGCCGACGAGATCGTCGACACCGTCGTCAGGCTCGCCCCCTCCTTCGGCGGGGTCAATCTGGAGGACATCTCGGCACCCCGCTGCTTCGAGATCGAGCGCAAGCTCCAGGAGCGGCTGGACATCCCGATCTTCCACGACGACCAGCACGGCACCGCGGTCGTCACCCTCGCCGCCCTGCGCAACGCCGCGAAGCTCTCCGGGCGGACGCTCGGCGATCTGCGCGGCGTCATCTCCGGCGCGGGCGCGGCGGGCGTGGCCATCGCCAAGTTCCTGCTGGAGGCGGGGATCGGCGACATCGCGGTGGCCGACCGCAAGGGCATCGTCAGCCGTGACCGCGACGACCTCACCGAGGTCAAGCGCGAGTTGGCGGAGCTGACGAACCGGGCGGGCCTGTCCGGTTCGCTGGAGCAGGCGCTCGCGGGCGCGGACGTCTTCATCGGCGTCTCCGGCGGTACGGTCCCGGAGGCGGCGGTGGCCTCGATGGCGCCCGGCGCGTACGTCTTCGCGATGGCCAACCCGAACCCGGAGGTCCACCCGGAGATCGCGCACAAGTACGCGGCCGTGGTGGCGACCGGGCGGTCCGACTTCCCGAACCAGATCAACAACGTCCTCGCCTTCCCGGGCATCTTCGCGGGCGCGCTGCAGGTCCGGGCCTCCCGGATCACCGAGGGCATGAAGATCGCCGCGGCGAACGCGCTGGCCGACGTCGTGGGCGACGAGCTGGCCGCCGACTACGTGATCCCGTCCCCCTTCGACGAGCGGGTCGCCCCGGCGGTCACGGCGGCCGTGGCCGCGGCGGCGCGGGCGGAGGGTGTGGCCCGGCGCTGA
- a CDS encoding GNAT family N-acetyltransferase, translating into MDELTTPEGFLLRPWLPDDAAAVLRAFAPAEMDRQTDRPVDDRSGALAWIAERARERGARTGYSWAVVGEEGEALGCVALNVVNRTHDSGWVSYWTTESARGRGVAPAGVRALARWAFDELGLYRLELGHRTDNVASCRVATRSGFAVEGVERAKLRYGRVRYDVERHARLADDVVTFD; encoded by the coding sequence ATGGACGAACTGACCACTCCTGAGGGGTTTCTGCTGCGCCCCTGGCTGCCCGACGACGCCGCGGCGGTGCTCCGCGCCTTCGCCCCGGCCGAGATGGACCGCCAGACGGACCGGCCCGTGGACGACCGGTCCGGGGCGCTGGCCTGGATCGCGGAACGCGCGCGTGAACGCGGGGCGCGGACCGGTTACTCCTGGGCCGTCGTGGGGGAGGAGGGCGAGGCGCTCGGCTGTGTGGCGCTCAACGTCGTCAACCGGACGCACGACAGCGGCTGGGTCTCCTACTGGACCACCGAGTCGGCCCGCGGCCGGGGTGTCGCCCCGGCCGGGGTGCGGGCGCTCGCCCGCTGGGCCTTCGACGAGCTCGGGCTGTACCGGCTGGAGCTGGGACACCGCACCGACAACGTCGCCTCCTGCCGGGTCGCGACCCGCTCCGGATTCGCGGTGGAGGGCGTCGAGCGGGCCAAGCTGCGGTACGGCAGGGTCCGGTACGACGTCGAGCGGCACGCGCGCCTCGCCGACGACGTTGTCACCTTTGACTGA
- a CDS encoding amino acid ABC transporter permease — translation MTDKLDKTPAAPPAGQVSVSGAATTAPENIKAIPVRHVGRWISGVVVVGLLAALVYAFSQGNIQWQAVGDKLFDSNVVAGAGRTLLISVLSMALGVALGVLLAVMRLSKNPVTSGVAWLYIWFFRGTPVYVQLLLWFNLALIFPVLNIPFIYKDEMTDVMTPFMCALLGLALNEAAYMAEICRAGIQSVDEGQTEASHALGMTQAKTMRRVVLPQALRVIIPPTGNEFINMLKTSSLVYAVTYNELLRSTSQIGSTSYAVMEMLFVASIWYIVMTSVFSVGQYYLERRYARGSLRSLPLTPWQRVKVNLAAFSNRPSGGVSS, via the coding sequence ATGACTGACAAGCTCGACAAGACACCCGCCGCCCCACCGGCCGGCCAGGTGTCCGTCTCCGGCGCCGCCACCACGGCCCCGGAGAACATCAAGGCCATTCCCGTCCGCCATGTCGGCCGCTGGATCAGCGGCGTCGTGGTCGTCGGCCTCCTGGCCGCCCTGGTGTACGCCTTCTCGCAGGGCAACATCCAGTGGCAGGCCGTCGGCGACAAGCTGTTCGACAGCAACGTCGTCGCCGGCGCGGGCCGCACCCTGCTGATCAGCGTCCTGTCCATGGCGCTCGGCGTGGCCCTCGGTGTGCTGCTCGCCGTGATGCGGCTGTCGAAGAACCCGGTCACCAGCGGGGTGGCCTGGCTGTACATCTGGTTCTTCCGCGGTACCCCGGTCTACGTACAGCTGCTGCTCTGGTTCAACCTGGCGCTGATCTTCCCGGTCCTGAACATCCCGTTCATCTACAAGGACGAGATGACGGACGTCATGACCCCGTTCATGTGCGCCCTGCTGGGGCTCGCCCTGAACGAGGCCGCCTACATGGCGGAGATCTGCCGCGCGGGCATCCAGTCCGTCGACGAGGGCCAGACCGAGGCGTCGCACGCGCTGGGCATGACCCAGGCGAAGACGATGCGCCGCGTGGTCCTCCCCCAGGCGCTGCGGGTGATCATCCCGCCGACCGGCAACGAGTTCATCAACATGCTGAAGACCTCGTCGCTCGTCTACGCGGTCACGTACAACGAACTGCTCCGCTCCACCTCGCAGATCGGCTCCACGTCGTACGCCGTGATGGAGATGCTGTTCGTCGCGTCCATCTGGTACATCGTGATGACCAGCGTGTTCAGCGTCGGCCAGTACTACCTGGAGCGCCGCTACGCCCGCGGCTCGCTGCGCTCGCTGCCGCTCACCCCGTGGCAGCGCGTCAAGGTCAACCTCGCCGCGTTCAGCAACCGGCCCTCCGGAGGCGTCTCCTCATGA
- a CDS encoding zinc-binding dehydrogenase, whose amino-acid sequence MFAAYAARIDPDQPLDGLELGDRPAPEARPGWSTVTVRAASLNHHDLWSLRGVGLSQDRLPMILGCDAAGVDQDGNEVVLHSVIGQSGHGVGPDEPRSILTERYQGTFAEQVTVPTWNVLPKPKELSFAEAACLPTAWLTAYRMLFTNAGVRPGDSVLVQGAGGGVATAAIVLGKAAGLRVFATSRDKAKRERAVELGALEAYEPGARLPQRVDAVIETVGAATWSHSVKSLRPGGTLVISGATSGDRPAHAELTRIFFLELKVVGSTMGSKDELEDLLAFCAATGVRPVIDEVLPLDRAREGFRRLESGDLFGKIVLTPTS is encoded by the coding sequence ATGTTCGCCGCCTACGCAGCCCGCATCGACCCCGACCAGCCCCTCGACGGCCTGGAGCTGGGCGATCGCCCGGCCCCCGAGGCACGTCCCGGGTGGAGCACCGTCACCGTCCGGGCCGCCTCCCTCAACCACCACGACCTCTGGTCCCTGCGCGGCGTCGGCCTGTCGCAGGACCGGCTGCCGATGATCCTCGGCTGCGACGCGGCCGGCGTCGACCAGGACGGCAACGAGGTCGTCCTGCACTCCGTCATCGGTCAGTCCGGGCACGGCGTCGGGCCCGACGAGCCGCGCTCCATCCTCACCGAGCGCTACCAGGGCACCTTCGCCGAGCAGGTCACCGTCCCCACCTGGAACGTCCTGCCCAAGCCGAAGGAGCTCAGCTTCGCCGAGGCCGCCTGCCTGCCGACCGCCTGGCTCACCGCGTACCGGATGCTGTTCACCAACGCCGGGGTGCGGCCCGGGGATTCCGTGCTCGTGCAGGGGGCCGGCGGCGGGGTCGCCACCGCCGCGATCGTGCTGGGCAAAGCCGCCGGACTGCGGGTCTTCGCCACCAGCCGGGACAAGGCCAAGCGGGAGCGGGCCGTCGAACTCGGCGCGCTGGAGGCGTACGAGCCCGGGGCGCGGCTTCCGCAGCGCGTGGACGCCGTCATCGAGACCGTGGGGGCCGCCACCTGGTCCCACTCCGTGAAGTCCCTGCGCCCCGGCGGCACGCTCGTCATCTCCGGGGCCACCAGCGGCGACCGGCCCGCGCACGCCGAGCTGACCCGGATCTTCTTCCTGGAGCTGAAGGTCGTCGGCTCCACCATGGGGTCCAAGGACGAGCTGGAGGACCTCCTCGCCTTCTGCGCCGCCACCGGGGTGCGCCCGGTCATCGACGAGGTGCTGCCGCTCGACCGGGCCCGCGAGGGGTTCCGGCGGCTGGAGTCCGGCGACCTGTTCGGGAAGATCGTGCTCACGCCGACCTCCTAG